In the genome of Chitinivibrio alkaliphilus ACht1, one region contains:
- a CDS encoding MFS transporter, whose translation MEKSFRGSSHWTRWQVLIAGIILQTAIGGIYAWSTFVPALVETYGYRTGQTGLIIGLQIAVFSSITIPGGKLLYAWGPRTTAAVGAVLFGAGYVAASYFAHSFPLLLFFLGGVSGTGIGLVYVCPLTTGMLWFPRNRGIVTGAAVSGFGLGAVILSLTAEYLMRQGGLGVDEMFRVTGGLFGGVALCAALLLKTPHSMGRPREEAGDGSRPTMRGTLIFRFIQYAMFAGTFSGLLLSGNLTPFILNMGGSEAQAALSISLFAVGNTLGRLIWGGVHDRHKSRWTIRCSLGLLTVVLLAMSVLGGPDMIRLQLLLIILAGFGFGACFVVYAATVVEIFGVASLPKMYPFVFMGYGAAALIAPAFGGWSADRTGSYTTGIVISAAVVAVAFFLTVLLRTYFTSAKEEIHA comes from the coding sequence ATGGAGAAGAGTTTCCGGGGCAGTTCTCACTGGACGCGGTGGCAGGTATTGATAGCAGGCATTATTTTACAGACGGCTATCGGTGGTATCTATGCATGGAGCACTTTTGTTCCGGCCCTGGTTGAAACGTACGGGTATCGTACCGGGCAGACCGGCCTGATTATCGGTCTCCAGATTGCTGTCTTTTCCAGTATTACCATTCCCGGTGGAAAACTTCTCTATGCCTGGGGACCGCGAACTACTGCAGCCGTAGGGGCTGTGCTCTTTGGTGCGGGGTATGTGGCTGCATCCTATTTTGCCCACTCCTTTCCCCTTCTTCTCTTCTTTCTTGGTGGCGTAAGCGGTACGGGTATTGGCTTGGTCTATGTCTGTCCCCTAACAACGGGTATGCTTTGGTTTCCCCGCAATAGAGGTATTGTGACGGGGGCTGCCGTATCGGGATTTGGTTTGGGGGCGGTAATTCTCTCCCTTACGGCGGAATACCTTATGAGACAGGGGGGACTCGGTGTGGACGAGATGTTTCGTGTGACGGGGGGGCTTTTTGGCGGGGTTGCCCTGTGTGCGGCCCTACTGTTGAAAACTCCCCATAGTATGGGACGGCCACGGGAAGAAGCGGGGGATGGTTCAAGACCAACCATGCGAGGTACCTTGATCTTTCGTTTTATTCAGTATGCCATGTTTGCCGGTACCTTTTCGGGACTTCTCTTATCGGGAAATCTCACCCCCTTTATTCTGAATATGGGTGGTTCCGAGGCGCAAGCCGCGCTCAGCATCTCTCTTTTTGCCGTGGGGAACACCCTGGGGCGACTTATTTGGGGGGGAGTGCATGATCGTCATAAAAGCCGATGGACAATTCGCTGCTCCCTGGGACTTCTTACGGTGGTGCTTCTTGCCATGTCAGTCCTCGGTGGACCAGATATGATTCGACTCCAACTTCTCTTGATTATCCTTGCCGGATTTGGTTTTGGTGCCTGCTTTGTGGTGTATGCAGCAACGGTTGTAGAGATTTTCGGGGTTGCCAGTTTACCGAAAATGTACCCCTTTGTGTTTATGGGGTACGGAGCTGCCGCCCTCATTGCCCCGGCCTTTGGTGGATGGAGTGCTGATCGTACGGGTTCCTACACAACAGGGATTGTTATAAGCGCCGCTGTGGTTGCTGTCGCTTTTTTTCTGACCGTTCTCCTCAGAACCTATTTCACCTCTGCAAAGGAAGAGATTCATGCATAG
- a CDS encoding phosphoribosylaminoimidazolesuccinocarboxamide synthase produces the protein MTAYTVLENSHTLPIRTHQPVHRGKVRSVYWLTPEDSHRLISEKNYPVSPDSSLGIMVISDRISAFECLWKAEKGMNGVPGKGAALNAIANHWFRRFRDRGLADSHILDTPHPLVWIVQRAEPVMIEAIARNYITGSMWRAYVRGERNFCGIKLPDGLEKNQKLSKTLITPSTKGILRGIPGVPEADDVNISHGDIMANYEAFKFHSKEDVARYEELLCQGVDLISNELARAGQIFVDTKFEFGYAEDMHGTKRLIYMDEVGTPDSSRMWDAREYQQGHIVENSKEEFRTYLLENIPDPDILTQKERMDERVKIAEELRLPREVFLKVSGTYRSMAETITGQSIPIPAAPREEIISILKSSYGVIDE, from the coding sequence ATGACAGCATATACGGTTCTTGAAAACAGTCATACCCTTCCCATTCGGACACACCAACCGGTCCATCGTGGAAAAGTACGTTCTGTATACTGGCTTACCCCCGAGGACAGCCATCGTCTCATATCTGAAAAAAACTACCCCGTTTCTCCGGATTCATCCCTGGGAATTATGGTGATCAGCGACCGGATTTCAGCCTTTGAATGTCTCTGGAAAGCAGAAAAAGGCATGAACGGTGTCCCCGGAAAAGGTGCTGCCCTCAATGCCATCGCAAATCATTGGTTTCGCCGTTTTCGTGATCGGGGCCTCGCTGATTCACATATTCTTGACACTCCCCACCCCCTTGTCTGGATTGTACAGCGGGCAGAGCCCGTAATGATTGAAGCGATTGCCCGCAACTATATCACCGGATCCATGTGGCGTGCCTACGTGCGCGGAGAACGCAATTTCTGCGGTATCAAACTGCCCGATGGACTTGAGAAAAATCAGAAACTTTCAAAGACCCTCATTACCCCATCCACAAAGGGTATCCTGCGGGGGATTCCCGGTGTTCCTGAAGCAGACGATGTGAATATTTCCCACGGGGATATCATGGCCAATTACGAGGCCTTCAAATTTCACTCAAAAGAGGATGTGGCACGCTATGAGGAGCTTCTTTGCCAGGGAGTAGACCTCATTTCCAACGAGCTTGCCCGGGCAGGACAGATCTTTGTTGATACAAAATTTGAATTTGGCTATGCAGAAGATATGCACGGCACAAAACGCCTTATCTATATGGATGAAGTGGGAACACCGGATTCTTCCCGCATGTGGGACGCACGGGAGTATCAGCAGGGACATATCGTGGAAAACTCTAAAGAGGAGTTTCGAACATACCTTCTGGAAAATATCCCCGACCCGGACATACTCACCCAAAAGGAGCGCATGGATGAGCGGGTAAAAATTGCGGAGGAGCTGCGACTCCCCCGGGAGGTGTTTCTGAAGGTATCCGGGACATACCGATCCATGGCAGAGACTATTACAGGACAATCAATTCCCATTCCCGCAGCGCCCCGGGAGGAGATTATTTCTATCCTTAAGAGCTCATACGGGGTGATTGACGAATAA
- the hisI gene encoding phosphoribosyl-AMP cyclohydrolase — MKNSDALLREVRFNDQGLVCAIAQDAESGRVLMQAWMNRDTLKETLETGDMVYWSRSRQERWKKGETSGHTQKVQEARIDCDGDSLLFRIFQKGAACHKGYRSCFYRRAEDTTWGETESPCADMS, encoded by the coding sequence ATGAAAAATTCAGACGCCCTCCTCAGGGAAGTACGCTTTAACGATCAGGGCCTCGTCTGTGCCATTGCACAGGATGCAGAGTCCGGTCGGGTACTCATGCAGGCCTGGATGAACCGGGATACCCTCAAGGAAACCCTGGAAACCGGTGATATGGTCTACTGGAGCAGAAGCCGGCAGGAACGGTGGAAAAAGGGGGAAACCTCCGGGCATACCCAGAAAGTACAGGAAGCACGCATTGATTGCGATGGAGACTCCCTCCTTTTCAGGATTTTCCAGAAAGGTGCTGCCTGCCACAAGGGGTACCGCTCGTGTTTTTACCGCCGTGCTGAGGACACCACGTGGGGTGAAACGGAGTCTCCCTGTGCAGATATGTCCTGA
- a CDS encoding glycoside hydrolase family 5 protein — protein MKIILLNDRQKAEMKYPYTASICILFLLLPLCADQLPRLRVSGDSIITVQGTSVSFRGLHITTEAWGQWEYPQSDSLAARGKYPFIPHRNIPKYALEERDFDSIAALSPFLVRYELAYSHFSEDTPERDANMQVLQRHIKEFNRRGIYVVPVLHFGPGLHLAKAHYEDAKHGDERVQTIFEDRDTFVRHRDWWVYVAGHLAELPGVAAYQLYVEPRIPSREEGGYTVFAERTQELCDAIRAIDPHTILVLHTAFSREANPGESYWSNEENAFRTDTGEQGIIWSGSPEFITEDISYFTYIDDPNIVYAFSAYVPYEFCSKGAQSTSGNPFTADYFAEKMKDFIEPRLAFREKLSVPVIVDEFGVNHLQSREMAEIWLASVLDVFEAKEVPAWFYQYKGLSDPYSGGENNYGIYTYTRLSSHEIQMSDSSYRFAPFAREAAEKTGYDTLFHNYFWKGGDFRTLSITNNESIREIIKGYFNK, from the coding sequence GTGAAGATAATCTTATTAAATGACAGGCAGAAGGCAGAGATGAAATATCCATACACCGCATCGATATGTATTCTGTTTTTATTACTCCCCCTCTGTGCGGATCAGCTTCCCCGTTTACGGGTTTCCGGAGACAGTATCATTACTGTTCAGGGAACTTCCGTTTCATTTAGGGGGCTTCATATTACAACAGAAGCATGGGGACAGTGGGAGTATCCGCAATCAGACAGTCTTGCAGCGAGGGGAAAATACCCCTTTATACCGCATAGAAATATTCCGAAATACGCCCTTGAAGAGAGGGATTTTGATAGTATTGCGGCTCTTTCCCCCTTTCTTGTAAGATATGAATTGGCCTATTCCCATTTCTCAGAAGATACTCCCGAAAGAGATGCAAATATGCAGGTTTTACAGAGGCACATCAAAGAATTTAATCGACGTGGTATCTATGTTGTACCCGTTCTTCATTTTGGGCCCGGTTTGCATTTGGCTAAAGCGCACTATGAAGATGCAAAGCACGGTGATGAGCGGGTACAGACAATTTTTGAAGACAGGGATACCTTTGTCCGTCATCGTGACTGGTGGGTGTATGTAGCAGGTCATCTGGCTGAATTGCCCGGTGTTGCGGCATATCAGCTCTACGTTGAACCGAGGATCCCCTCCCGTGAAGAGGGGGGGTATACTGTGTTTGCTGAGAGAACGCAGGAGCTTTGTGATGCCATCAGGGCTATTGATCCGCATACTATATTGGTACTGCATACAGCCTTCAGCAGAGAGGCGAATCCCGGCGAATCCTATTGGTCAAATGAGGAGAATGCCTTTCGCACAGATACGGGTGAACAGGGTATTATCTGGAGTGGTTCTCCGGAATTTATTACAGAGGATATCTCCTATTTTACCTATATTGACGATCCAAACATTGTGTATGCTTTCTCCGCATACGTTCCCTATGAGTTTTGCAGTAAGGGTGCACAAAGTACTTCGGGGAATCCCTTTACTGCTGACTATTTTGCTGAGAAGATGAAAGATTTTATTGAACCCCGTCTTGCCTTTCGGGAGAAACTCTCCGTCCCTGTTATTGTCGATGAATTTGGGGTAAACCATCTTCAGAGCAGAGAAATGGCAGAAATCTGGCTTGCCAGTGTACTCGATGTTTTTGAAGCGAAGGAGGTTCCCGCGTGGTTTTATCAGTATAAGGGGTTGTCTGATCCCTATTCCGGGGGCGAAAATAATTATGGGATATACACCTATACACGGCTTTCTTCACATGAAATACAGATGAGTGACAGCTCCTACCGTTTTGCACCCTTTGCCCGGGAGGCTGCAGAAAAAACAGGCTACGATACGCTTTTTCACAATTATTTCTGGAAAGGCGGAGATTTTCGAACTCTTTCCATAACAAACAATGAATCCATCAGGGAAATTATCAAAGGGTATTTTAACAAATAA
- the leuC gene encoding 3-isopropylmalate dehydratase large subunit has product MGKTLFEKIWDAHVVEELPDGTSLIYIDRHLVHEVTSPQAFEGLRLKGKTVRQPKLTFSTMDHNVPTDESRLTISDPVSRAQVEALEKNCSDYGITLYGIGDPHQGIVHMIGPEMGITVPGLTLVCGDSHTSTHGAFGSLAFGIGTSEVEHVLSTQTLRQKKPKTFKVEFTGSLPSHVYSKDMILKLIAEIGTAGGTGTVFEFCGEAVEALSMEARMTMCNMSIEGGARAGLIAPDETTYAYLREKERPYAPQGEELERAIAEWKKLPSDPDAEFDRTMTINVSSLSPQVSWGTSPGMTISVDQAVPQLDGVPGYSEEDVSKALEYMGLEPGQRLEDAHLDTVFIGSCTNARIEDLRIAAEILRGQKKADHIRLLVVPGSQQVRLQAEAEGLDKIFTAAGAEWRWAGCSMCLAMNPDKLEPKERCASTSNRNFEGRQGAGGRTHLMSPAMAATAAVAGKIVDIRTWKGGAK; this is encoded by the coding sequence ATGGGAAAAACACTTTTTGAAAAAATATGGGATGCCCATGTGGTGGAGGAGCTGCCCGACGGCACGTCTCTGATCTACATCGACCGGCATCTGGTGCACGAGGTCACAAGCCCCCAGGCCTTTGAGGGCCTTCGCCTGAAAGGCAAAACCGTACGACAGCCGAAGCTGACCTTTTCCACCATGGATCATAATGTACCCACGGACGAGAGTCGCCTCACCATCAGTGATCCCGTTTCACGGGCACAGGTGGAAGCCCTTGAGAAGAATTGTAGTGACTACGGTATTACCCTCTATGGCATTGGAGATCCTCATCAGGGGATTGTCCATATGATTGGTCCTGAAATGGGTATTACCGTGCCGGGACTCACCCTGGTGTGCGGTGATTCCCACACCTCCACCCACGGAGCCTTCGGCTCCCTTGCCTTTGGTATTGGCACCTCCGAGGTGGAACATGTCCTTTCCACTCAAACCCTTCGCCAAAAAAAGCCTAAGACCTTTAAGGTTGAGTTTACGGGGAGCCTTCCTTCCCACGTTTATTCAAAGGATATGATTCTGAAGCTTATTGCAGAGATCGGCACAGCCGGCGGCACGGGGACGGTCTTTGAATTTTGCGGAGAAGCCGTGGAAGCTCTTTCCATGGAAGCCCGTATGACCATGTGTAATATGTCCATTGAAGGTGGCGCCCGGGCCGGCCTTATCGCCCCCGACGAAACAACCTACGCCTATCTGCGTGAAAAAGAGCGGCCCTATGCACCGCAGGGAGAAGAGCTTGAGCGGGCCATTGCAGAGTGGAAAAAGCTTCCCAGTGATCCCGATGCAGAGTTTGACCGTACCATGACCATCAATGTCTCTTCCCTGTCGCCGCAGGTTTCCTGGGGGACCAGTCCCGGCATGACCATTTCTGTGGACCAGGCGGTACCGCAGCTGGACGGTGTGCCCGGATACAGTGAGGAGGATGTGAGCAAGGCCCTTGAATACATGGGGCTTGAGCCGGGACAACGCCTTGAGGATGCCCATCTTGATACGGTATTTATCGGTAGCTGTACCAACGCGCGTATTGAAGATCTTCGTATTGCCGCAGAGATTTTGCGGGGACAAAAGAAGGCCGACCACATCCGACTTCTCGTGGTACCCGGGTCTCAGCAGGTGCGTCTTCAGGCGGAAGCAGAAGGGCTTGACAAAATCTTTACCGCCGCGGGAGCTGAGTGGCGCTGGGCCGGATGTAGCATGTGTCTTGCCATGAACCCCGATAAGCTTGAGCCGAAAGAGCGGTGTGCCTCCACATCAAACCGAAATTTTGAAGGTCGTCAGGGTGCGGGCGGACGTACCCATCTTATGAGCCCTGCCATGGCTGCGACTGCGGCGGTGGCGGGAAAAATCGTTGATATCAGAACCTGGAAAGGGGGGGCAAAATGA
- the leuD gene encoding 3-isopropylmalate dehydratase small subunit yields MKPFTQHRGIVAPLNRANVDTDQIIPKQFLKSIKRTGFGPSAFFDWRYDKEGELNPNWEYNHPRYHHRSILVTRNNFGCGSSREHAVWALAQDGLRAIIAPYRGTGDGQIPGFADIFKNNCAKNGLVTVELSEDEVEEIFQTVYAEEGLEATVDLPGQKLIVHAATGDTTYSFDYDSSNKDKLIRGLDDIEETLQYEDAISRFEENHETWI; encoded by the coding sequence ATGAAACCCTTTACACAGCATCGGGGTATTGTAGCCCCCTTGAATCGTGCCAATGTGGATACGGATCAGATTATACCAAAGCAGTTTTTAAAATCAATAAAACGAACGGGCTTTGGCCCCAGTGCTTTTTTTGACTGGCGCTATGATAAGGAGGGGGAACTGAATCCAAACTGGGAATATAATCATCCCCGATATCATCACCGTTCTATTCTGGTAACCCGCAATAATTTTGGCTGTGGTTCCAGCCGTGAACACGCCGTGTGGGCCCTTGCTCAGGACGGACTCCGCGCCATTATTGCTCCCTATCGGGGCACGGGAGACGGACAGATTCCCGGGTTTGCCGATATTTTTAAAAATAATTGTGCCAAAAACGGCCTGGTCACGGTGGAGCTTTCCGAAGATGAGGTTGAAGAGATCTTTCAGACGGTCTATGCTGAAGAAGGTCTTGAAGCAACGGTTGATCTTCCTGGACAGAAATTGATTGTCCATGCCGCAACAGGGGATACCACCTATTCCTTTGACTACGATTCAAGTAATAAGGACAAGCTTATTCGCGGTCTTGATGATATTGAAGAGACTCTGCAATATGAAGATGCAATCAGTCGCTTTGAAGAGAACCATGAAACATGGATCTAA
- a CDS encoding phosphoenolpyruvate carboxylase, whose amino-acid sequence MHRKTEYSDRVALPYQLYSALFSTLPYGDLAVSSSQLLLFTKECERLLYQEESPTAVVERFCSHLPLEKRHDLLFQFLQIVERQVVLFDAIEDAAFPHLHSRYDRGTLKSLLQRVDEAELHSSYGHHLKKYAVRMVLTAHPTQFYPEPVLGIIRELITALQEKDLHAIRQFLLQLGRTPFRNRRKPTPRMEAHAVLWYLENNFYDVIPAIWEEAVRAVPEDLDPEQLAGMLEIGFWPGGDRDGNPYVTAETTREVARTLKESILSRYIHDMERLLKRLTFDGVFEGLQVCLNKIIQTRDAHTTQGESAGYASPQELCSDLQEIRQCLQDDHQGLFIQHIDTFITRVRIFGFHFAILDLRQDSSVHHEVCTEILHTLDRQGVFPSHLKEVWDQNGATADFLRQLLETPLSLEEISMDTLSVIARETLDSYRAVWDIQRQNGPRSIHRSIISNTQSACHVLEVFVLIHLSGGSLETSGLDIVPLFETIDDLTRADAVMKELYETPVYRAHLQRRGGVQHIMVGFSDGTKDGGYLGANLGIYQAKRRLTAVSREADISLVFFDGRGGPPARGGGNTHRFYRSLGHDVSHDHLHLTVQGQTISSNFGTRDSARYNIEQLFTAGLESSLFYAEEGVLSAKEAALLDELSQQAHEKYLALREDPLFIPYLEEMTPLRFYDRLNVGSRPVKRKGNTRKFSDLRAIPFVGSWSQIKQNVPGFYGLGTALESLRDTPGKWEAVQQLYVDNLFFQTLIDNAMQSLAKTCFPLTASLQNHPRYGGFWKILEEEAKLTERLLCEVAGISCLLEKEPVIRASIKIREKIVLPLLVIQQYALEELQRCDEPEEREILEKLVVKSLAANINASRNSA is encoded by the coding sequence ATGCATAGGAAGACTGAATATTCCGATCGTGTCGCTTTGCCGTATCAGCTCTACAGTGCTCTATTTTCAACCCTTCCATACGGCGATCTTGCCGTGTCATCAAGCCAGCTGCTGCTTTTTACCAAGGAGTGTGAACGCCTGTTATATCAAGAAGAATCTCCCACTGCAGTAGTGGAGCGGTTTTGTTCCCACTTACCCCTAGAGAAACGGCATGATCTATTGTTCCAGTTTTTACAAATTGTAGAACGACAGGTTGTTCTTTTTGACGCTATTGAGGATGCAGCCTTTCCCCATTTGCACAGTCGGTATGATCGGGGTACCTTGAAATCTCTATTGCAGCGGGTTGATGAGGCGGAGCTCCATTCTTCCTATGGGCACCACCTAAAGAAATATGCCGTGCGTATGGTTCTTACGGCTCACCCCACTCAATTTTATCCTGAACCGGTTCTCGGCATTATTCGGGAGCTCATTACAGCTTTACAGGAAAAAGATCTCCATGCGATACGTCAGTTTCTTTTGCAGCTTGGGCGAACCCCTTTCCGAAATCGTCGAAAACCGACACCCCGCATGGAAGCCCATGCTGTTTTGTGGTATCTGGAAAATAATTTTTATGATGTTATCCCTGCCATTTGGGAGGAGGCGGTGCGAGCTGTGCCGGAAGACCTTGATCCAGAGCAACTTGCGGGGATGCTTGAAATTGGTTTTTGGCCTGGGGGAGACCGGGATGGTAATCCGTATGTAACCGCAGAAACAACACGGGAGGTTGCCCGTACCCTGAAAGAGTCTATTCTCTCCCGTTATATACACGATATGGAACGTCTGTTAAAGCGGCTCACCTTTGATGGTGTCTTTGAGGGGCTACAGGTATGTTTAAACAAGATTATTCAAACAAGAGATGCTCATACAACACAGGGAGAATCTGCGGGGTATGCTTCACCGCAGGAGCTGTGTTCTGATCTGCAGGAAATTCGCCAGTGTCTTCAAGATGATCATCAAGGGTTGTTTATACAGCATATCGATACGTTTATTACACGGGTGCGCATCTTTGGATTTCACTTTGCAATTCTCGATCTTCGTCAAGACAGCAGTGTCCATCATGAGGTGTGTACTGAGATACTTCATACTCTGGATAGACAAGGGGTATTTCCATCTCATCTGAAGGAGGTATGGGATCAAAACGGTGCAACGGCTGATTTCTTACGACAGCTCTTAGAGACACCGCTTTCGCTTGAAGAGATTTCCATGGATACACTTTCCGTCATAGCCCGAGAGACCCTTGATTCCTACCGGGCGGTATGGGATATTCAGCGTCAAAATGGTCCGCGAAGTATCCATCGATCCATTATATCAAACACTCAAAGTGCATGCCACGTGCTTGAGGTCTTTGTGCTGATTCATTTATCGGGAGGAAGCCTGGAGACTTCGGGCCTTGATATTGTACCCCTTTTTGAAACCATTGATGACCTCACCCGGGCAGATGCTGTTATGAAAGAGTTGTATGAGACCCCCGTATATCGAGCCCATCTTCAACGCCGTGGCGGTGTACAGCATATCATGGTGGGTTTTTCCGACGGCACAAAGGACGGGGGATATCTTGGGGCAAATCTTGGAATCTATCAGGCAAAGCGGCGGTTAACTGCTGTAAGCCGTGAGGCCGATATATCCCTTGTGTTTTTTGATGGGAGAGGTGGTCCTCCCGCGCGGGGTGGCGGTAATACCCACCGGTTTTACCGTTCCCTTGGGCATGATGTTTCCCACGATCATCTCCACTTGACCGTTCAGGGGCAAACTATCAGCTCAAATTTCGGTACCCGTGATAGTGCCCGCTACAATATTGAGCAGTTATTTACGGCAGGTCTGGAGTCCTCACTCTTTTATGCCGAGGAGGGTGTGTTATCTGCAAAGGAGGCAGCTCTCCTTGATGAACTTTCACAGCAGGCCCACGAAAAATATCTTGCCCTGCGGGAAGATCCTCTTTTTATACCCTATCTGGAAGAGATGACCCCCCTCCGTTTTTATGATCGTCTCAATGTTGGCAGCCGTCCGGTGAAGCGGAAGGGGAATACGCGGAAGTTCAGCGATCTTCGGGCAATACCCTTCGTAGGATCATGGAGCCAGATTAAACAAAATGTCCCAGGATTTTACGGTCTGGGCACCGCCTTGGAGTCTTTGCGGGATACTCCGGGAAAATGGGAGGCTGTGCAACAGCTCTATGTGGACAATCTCTTTTTTCAAACCCTCATAGACAATGCCATGCAGTCTTTGGCCAAAACCTGCTTTCCCCTTACGGCATCTCTGCAAAATCATCCGCGGTATGGGGGCTTTTGGAAGATCCTTGAAGAGGAGGCGAAACTTACAGAACGACTTCTCTGTGAAGTGGCGGGCATCTCCTGTCTTTTAGAGAAAGAACCGGTTATCCGTGCCTCTATCAAAATCCGGGAAAAAATAGTGCTCCCCCTCCTGGTAATACAGCAATATGCCCTGGAAGAGCTTCAACGGTGCGATGAACCGGAAGAGCGGGAGATTCTGGAGAAACTGGTGGTAAAATCCCTGGCGGCAAATATAAATGCCAGCAGGAATTCTGCGTAG
- a CDS encoding DMT family transporter: MMKSTILVVIAALFWGLSGGVAGLLTAYGWDATNIAFYRGAMGLVCVLIWLGIRPRNSGILRPRVWVWSAVAGLGVAGNFTFYFISIAEGSVAVAAALMYCAPVFVYLLSCILRLEHPTVKKTASLFCVILGILLLTGAYAVTPAEVTPRGVAAGLLSAGSYALFIFGFKYASPHASPQTILSIAFTVLTLLLFPVAHLSQTVPRDPTPHWPLFAFLGIFGAGLSFIIYIYGLRHTTPAVASIAAMVEPVTASLFGVFILSETLTVVQLVGMGMILITVTTIKSTPPKQTPRLVER, from the coding sequence ATCATGAAAAGCACTATTTTAGTAGTCATCGCGGCGCTCTTCTGGGGCCTTTCCGGGGGAGTAGCCGGCCTCCTCACGGCATATGGATGGGACGCCACAAATATTGCCTTTTACCGCGGGGCTATGGGCCTTGTCTGTGTGCTTATCTGGCTGGGTATACGCCCCCGTAATAGCGGGATACTCCGTCCACGGGTATGGGTATGGTCGGCAGTAGCGGGCCTGGGAGTTGCGGGCAATTTCACCTTTTATTTTATCAGCATTGCCGAGGGCAGTGTGGCCGTTGCGGCGGCCCTTATGTACTGCGCTCCCGTTTTTGTATACCTTCTCTCTTGCATACTCCGCCTTGAACACCCCACGGTCAAAAAAACAGCGTCCCTTTTCTGCGTTATCCTCGGCATTCTACTTCTGACGGGGGCATACGCCGTGACTCCTGCAGAGGTAACGCCCCGCGGAGTAGCGGCTGGTCTCCTTTCTGCAGGTTCCTACGCCCTGTTCATCTTCGGCTTTAAATACGCCTCCCCCCATGCAAGCCCCCAAACCATTTTATCCATCGCCTTTACGGTGCTCACCCTTCTGCTTTTTCCCGTGGCGCATCTTTCGCAAACTGTCCCCCGTGACCCCACGCCACACTGGCCTTTATTTGCATTCCTGGGAATCTTCGGGGCGGGTCTCTCCTTTATCATTTATATATATGGGCTTAGGCATACCACCCCTGCCGTAGCATCAATAGCCGCAATGGTCGAGCCAGTTACGGCCTCCCTGTTCGGAGTATTTATTCTTTCAGAAACACTTACGGTAGTACAACTTGTGGGAATGGGAATGATACTGATCACCGTAACCACCATCAAAAGCACTCCCCCGAAACAAACGCCCCGACTCGTCGAAAGATGA